The proteins below come from a single Marinobacter sp. MDS2 genomic window:
- a CDS encoding biotin-dependent carboxyltransferase family protein produces MSNQAGLVFIKPGFLSLLQDAGRKGVMHMGLTSGGAMDRHAWAWANRLMGNSYDSAALEITFGSVEFTSELDTWIAVTGASAPCSINGIQQPLWTALPVRAGDTVTIGAPKTGIRSYLAVAGGFQIETGLGGSCANFVREGIGGVRGDGRPLKEGDRLPCLVGQPSIKSRKVPEAWQPDYKEELNLAVIPCAQIDRFPARVLHTFFTNTYTLSPQTDRMGARIKGPELEVRGTSLISEGTSLGAIQVPADGQPIILLNDRQTIGGYPKLGAVTPRSLDALAQRPPGTKLRFRATTLHEAQLEEQRFLRFFHGLSL; encoded by the coding sequence ATGAGCAATCAAGCAGGCCTTGTTTTCATCAAACCGGGATTCCTAAGCCTTCTTCAGGACGCAGGGCGCAAAGGCGTTATGCACATGGGGCTGACCAGTGGTGGCGCCATGGATCGCCACGCCTGGGCCTGGGCAAACCGCCTGATGGGGAATAGCTACGACTCAGCGGCCCTGGAAATCACCTTCGGCAGCGTCGAGTTCACCTCCGAACTCGACACCTGGATTGCAGTAACCGGTGCCAGCGCACCCTGCTCCATCAACGGGATACAGCAACCGCTGTGGACGGCGCTTCCGGTAAGGGCTGGCGACACCGTTACCATCGGCGCCCCCAAAACAGGCATTCGCTCTTACCTCGCCGTGGCAGGTGGGTTCCAGATCGAAACCGGACTGGGCGGTAGCTGCGCCAACTTTGTGCGCGAAGGGATCGGTGGCGTAAGAGGCGATGGTCGCCCACTGAAAGAAGGCGACCGCCTGCCCTGCCTGGTCGGACAGCCGTCCATTAAGAGCCGAAAAGTACCCGAAGCCTGGCAACCGGACTACAAAGAAGAACTCAACCTGGCTGTGATTCCCTGCGCCCAGATAGACCGTTTCCCGGCGCGGGTGCTGCATACTTTTTTCACCAACACCTACACACTGTCTCCGCAAACCGACCGAATGGGCGCCCGCATCAAAGGCCCGGAGCTGGAAGTACGCGGTACATCGCTGATTTCGGAAGGCACCAGCCTGGGCGCCATTCAGGTGCCCGCCGATGGCCAACCGATCATCCTGCTTAACGACCGGCAGACCATCGGCGGCTACCCGAAACTCGGTGCAGTCACGCCAAGAAGCCTGGATGCTCTGGCCCAGCGCCCCCCCGGAACCAAGCTCCGGTTTCGGGCAACCACCCTGCATGAGGCTCAGCTGGAAGAGCAGCGATTTTTACGGTTTTTCCATGGGCTCAGTCTTTGA
- a CDS encoding 5-oxoprolinase subunit PxpA, with protein sequence MLLNCDLGESFGAWTMGMDEQVMPYIDQANIACGFHAGDPMTMHKTVRLALANGVTLGAHPAYPDLQGFGRRSIAFGAEEISALIRYQVGALSQIAASEGGTLHYVKPHGALYNDMMRNEAILEAVLVAIQSSPQPLALMAMTTADNQPLKAACQKQGVVLLLEAFADRAYDQNGYIVARSLPGAVHKDQQTIIEQARNLSAGKPIRTIDGATLHLEADTLCVHGDNADSVAAVKAIRAALGAKG encoded by the coding sequence ATGTTATTGAATTGCGATCTGGGAGAAAGCTTTGGCGCCTGGACCATGGGTATGGACGAACAGGTCATGCCCTATATAGACCAGGCCAACATCGCTTGCGGCTTTCACGCCGGCGACCCGATGACCATGCACAAGACGGTGCGCCTTGCGCTGGCCAACGGCGTCACTCTGGGTGCCCATCCGGCCTACCCGGACCTTCAGGGCTTCGGCCGGCGCTCCATCGCGTTCGGTGCCGAAGAAATCAGCGCACTTATCCGGTACCAGGTCGGAGCCTTGAGCCAAATTGCCGCCTCAGAAGGTGGCACCCTCCACTACGTGAAACCTCACGGGGCTCTGTACAACGACATGATGCGCAACGAGGCCATTCTCGAGGCGGTGCTGGTGGCGATTCAGAGCTCGCCTCAACCACTGGCGCTGATGGCCATGACCACGGCAGATAATCAGCCTTTAAAAGCTGCCTGCCAAAAACAAGGCGTGGTGCTGCTGCTGGAAGCCTTTGCCGACCGGGCCTACGATCAGAACGGTTATATTGTTGCCCGCAGCCTACCCGGCGCCGTACATAAAGATCAGCAGACCATTATTGAGCAAGCCAGAAACTTGTCAGCAGGCAAACCCATTCGGACCATCGATGGCGCGACGCTTCACCTGGAAGCAGACACCCTCTGCGTGCACGGCGATAACGCAGACTCGGTTGCCGCCGTCAAAGCCATTCGCGCAGCACTGGGAGCAAAGGGCTGA
- a CDS encoding ATP-binding protein — MLYRISVVVVLTATLLLSWVLGGWFGYRQLESDSVQEAFRYRQLVANELNRYIPVPELIAEHPLLAEALKRPDDPVTLLKANEQMQRMATIVGGSDIYLMDLTGLAIAANNFGQPDSFVGSNYSYRPYFYDALNTGGSVVYFALGTMSLERGLYFSHPVRSQRGEVLGVVAVKVLVHELESHWQRPDIKHQAEMVVLDGDGISFLASNRKWLYRDFSPTGDAATNPKVRQRYPQRELKPIDFTVQDGPWVLSEHATRIRINEGHSEQSYLALDAGLPRLDWRLVVIADTRSVFWTRVGFLVGGGAIFLAGFLTWLYLRERHRRERELAARGEQLERRVAQRTVDLKRSNDQLLAEIQERERAQTELRETQQELIQAAKLAVLGQMSAGLNHEINQPLTAIQAYARNSRKFLERGAGDMVDANLQEIVTLCDKMAELISQFKVFARKSEGPPSLVDLRLSVDAALKIITAQSSSDGINIRWLRPDAPTMCHGDLIRVEQVMVNLMANAVQAVEEQAEPEIQVEIAEEGDYWLCVVRDNGHGLPRNTEQVFEPFFTTRSVKQGLGLGLSISKQIVESLGGSLSGHNRPDGPGAEFVLKLKQRRAEE; from the coding sequence ATGCTTTATCGGATCAGTGTTGTTGTCGTTCTGACTGCCACCCTGTTGTTGTCTTGGGTGCTCGGCGGTTGGTTTGGATACCGTCAGCTTGAGAGCGACAGTGTTCAGGAAGCCTTCCGCTACCGGCAGTTGGTTGCCAACGAACTGAACCGTTATATCCCCGTTCCCGAGTTGATTGCGGAACATCCTTTATTGGCAGAAGCCCTCAAGCGCCCTGATGATCCTGTCACCTTGCTCAAAGCCAATGAGCAAATGCAGCGCATGGCGACAATCGTGGGCGGTTCCGACATCTACCTGATGGATTTGACCGGTCTTGCGATTGCCGCCAACAACTTTGGCCAGCCCGACAGCTTTGTGGGGAGCAACTATTCTTACCGGCCTTACTTTTACGATGCTCTGAACACCGGCGGGTCGGTGGTGTACTTTGCGTTGGGGACTATGTCGCTGGAGCGCGGCCTGTACTTTTCCCACCCGGTGCGGAGTCAACGGGGTGAGGTGTTAGGTGTGGTTGCCGTCAAGGTGTTGGTGCATGAGCTGGAATCCCACTGGCAACGCCCGGACATTAAACACCAAGCCGAAATGGTGGTGTTGGATGGCGACGGTATCAGCTTTCTGGCCAGTAACCGGAAGTGGTTGTACCGGGATTTTTCACCGACAGGCGATGCTGCCACAAACCCCAAGGTGCGTCAGCGCTATCCGCAGCGCGAGCTGAAGCCGATCGACTTCACGGTGCAGGATGGCCCGTGGGTGTTGTCGGAACATGCCACCCGTATTCGGATAAACGAAGGGCATTCGGAGCAAAGCTATCTGGCGTTAGACGCCGGATTGCCCCGGCTGGATTGGCGGCTGGTGGTGATTGCCGACACCCGTTCAGTGTTCTGGACCCGCGTCGGGTTCCTGGTGGGCGGTGGCGCGATTTTCCTGGCCGGTTTTCTGACCTGGTTGTATTTGCGTGAACGGCATAGGCGAGAGCGGGAGCTGGCGGCCCGGGGCGAGCAGTTGGAGCGCAGGGTGGCCCAACGCACCGTGGATCTAAAGCGTTCGAACGATCAATTGCTGGCGGAGATTCAGGAACGGGAGCGGGCGCAAACCGAGCTGCGGGAAACCCAACAGGAGCTGATTCAGGCCGCCAAGCTGGCGGTGCTTGGGCAAATGTCGGCGGGCCTGAACCATGAGATCAATCAGCCGCTAACGGCGATTCAGGCCTATGCCCGCAACAGTCGAAAGTTCCTGGAGCGCGGCGCGGGTGACATGGTTGATGCCAACCTGCAGGAAATCGTGACCCTGTGCGACAAAATGGCGGAGTTGATTAGCCAATTCAAAGTGTTTGCGCGTAAATCCGAGGGGCCGCCCTCGTTAGTGGACCTGCGGCTATCGGTAGACGCCGCCTTGAAAATCATCACCGCACAGAGCAGCAGTGACGGCATTAATATTCGCTGGTTGCGGCCGGATGCCCCCACCATGTGCCATGGTGATCTGATACGGGTTGAGCAGGTGATGGTGAACCTGATGGCCAACGCCGTTCAGGCCGTTGAAGAGCAGGCCGAGCCAGAAATTCAGGTGGAGATCGCAGAAGAGGGCGACTACTGGCTGTGCGTGGTACGGGACAACGGCCACGGCTTGCCCCGCAACACGGAACAGGTGTTCGAGCCGTTCTTCACCACCCGCTCAGTCAAGCAAGGTTTGGGTTTAGGGTTATCGATTTCCAAGCAGATTGTAGAGTCTCTCGGTGGCAGCTTGTCTGGCCATAACCGGCCAGACGGCCCGGGTGCCGAGTTTGTTCTGAAACTGAAACAGCGTAGGGCAGAAGAATGA
- a CDS encoding sigma-54 dependent transcriptional regulator — MTAPVVIFVDDDPDIRMVMEQTLALEDLPVACFSDGESALKSVGPEYQGIVLSDYNMPGMNGLELLQAVRTIDEDIPVILLTGQGDISTAVSAMQQGAYDFIEKPFDHEELIELLKHALEKRHLALENRRLKAQLRQLAKPGPRILGDSPTMQRVMATVEPILDISANILLHGETGSGKDALARYIHESSPRSAHNFVAINCGAVPENLIESELFGHEVGAFTGADKRRIGKVEYAHQGTLFLDEVESMPMPLQVKLLRVLEEQKVERLGSNQVLDVDVRIIAATKADLKKLSDDGEFRPDLYYRLNVVKVDIPPLRERKDDIPTLFHHFALIAAARYDRESVPLDARQAARLMQHSWPGNVRELRNLAERYVLLGPAALEDSDSADTRHLAGRQTLSEMMDGFERAAIVSALNACQGSIKDTMVALGIARKTLYDKMKKHGLDKAQFKD, encoded by the coding sequence ATGACCGCACCGGTAGTGATCTTTGTGGATGATGATCCCGATATTCGGATGGTGATGGAGCAGACGCTGGCGCTGGAAGATCTGCCGGTGGCTTGTTTTTCGGATGGTGAGTCAGCGCTCAAAAGCGTGGGGCCGGAATACCAAGGCATCGTGTTGAGTGACTACAACATGCCGGGCATGAACGGTCTGGAGTTGTTACAGGCGGTGCGAACCATCGATGAGGACATCCCCGTTATCCTGCTGACGGGGCAGGGCGATATCAGTACGGCGGTGTCGGCCATGCAGCAGGGTGCCTATGATTTCATCGAGAAACCGTTTGATCACGAGGAACTGATCGAGCTTCTCAAGCACGCGCTGGAAAAACGCCATCTGGCGCTGGAAAACCGCCGCTTGAAGGCGCAGTTGCGGCAACTGGCCAAGCCAGGGCCCAGAATTTTGGGTGACTCCCCAACCATGCAGCGGGTGATGGCAACGGTTGAGCCGATTCTTGATATTTCCGCGAACATTTTGCTGCACGGTGAGACTGGCTCGGGGAAAGATGCACTGGCGCGCTACATTCACGAGAGTAGCCCCCGCAGCGCCCACAACTTTGTTGCGATCAATTGCGGTGCGGTGCCCGAAAACCTGATCGAGAGTGAATTGTTTGGTCATGAGGTGGGGGCTTTTACCGGAGCGGATAAGCGCCGTATCGGCAAGGTGGAGTACGCGCACCAAGGCACGCTGTTTCTGGATGAAGTGGAAAGCATGCCCATGCCGCTGCAGGTCAAGCTGCTGCGCGTGCTGGAAGAGCAGAAGGTGGAGCGTTTGGGGAGTAACCAGGTGCTGGATGTGGATGTACGCATCATTGCCGCCACCAAGGCCGATCTGAAAAAGCTGAGCGATGACGGTGAGTTCCGGCCGGACCTGTATTACCGCCTGAACGTGGTAAAAGTGGATATTCCACCGCTTCGGGAGCGTAAAGACGACATCCCCACACTGTTCCATCACTTCGCGCTGATTGCGGCCGCCCGTTACGACCGTGAAAGTGTGCCGTTGGATGCCCGGCAAGCTGCCCGGCTGATGCAACATTCCTGGCCCGGCAACGTTCGAGAGCTTCGAAATCTGGCGGAGCGTTACGTGCTGTTAGGGCCTGCTGCGTTAGAGGATAGTGACAGTGCTGACACCCGGCATTTAGCGGGTCGGCAAACGCTGTCCGAAATGATGGATGGGTTCGAGCGGGCGGCGATTGTGAGTGCGCTCAATGCGTGTCAGGGCAGTATTAAAGACACCATGGTCGCGCTCGGCATTGCCCGAAAAACGCTGTACGACAAGATGAAAAAGCACGGCTTGGACAAGGCTCAGTTCAAAGACTGA
- a CDS encoding TRAP transporter small permease, with product MNRFLDNLYRLGGYLSAIQLTVIMVMVVLQVLGRILDKALLALGMNSIGLQVPGLAELAGFLLLGATFTGLAYTLTVGGHIRVDLLHRTLPAAVRRGLDILVALVALAITGFAIWFSISLAYDSYDFGDVSIGMVPVPLWIPQAVMVAGLVLLAVALLDVMIGLMTGRLTQIKDEAPQE from the coding sequence ATGAACAGGTTTCTGGACAATTTGTACCGCCTTGGCGGCTATCTTTCGGCGATACAGCTGACGGTCATCATGGTCATGGTGGTGCTCCAGGTGTTGGGGCGGATTCTAGATAAGGCTCTGTTGGCGCTGGGCATGAACTCAATAGGCCTGCAGGTGCCCGGGCTGGCGGAGCTGGCAGGCTTTCTGTTGCTGGGGGCTACGTTCACCGGCCTGGCTTACACACTGACGGTGGGCGGGCATATCCGGGTTGATCTGTTGCACAGAACCTTGCCAGCGGCAGTTCGGCGCGGGCTGGACATTCTGGTGGCGCTGGTGGCTCTGGCCATCACAGGCTTTGCGATATGGTTCAGTATTTCATTGGCCTATGACAGTTACGATTTTGGCGATGTCTCGATTGGTATGGTGCCGGTGCCGCTGTGGATTCCCCAGGCGGTCATGGTGGCGGGCTTGGTGCTGCTTGCGGTTGCCCTGCTGGATGTGATGATTGGGCTGATGACTGGTCGCCTCACCCAAATCAAAGACGAAGCCCCTCAGGAGTAA
- a CDS encoding TRAP transporter substrate-binding protein, whose amino-acid sequence MKVSMKHLAAVALSVVVANVQAETKWDMPTPYGDSNFHTVNIREFAEDVSNATDGEMNIVVHSGGSLIKHPEIKNSVRRGLVPIGELIMSRLANEDPLFEVDSVPYLASNYDEAWALWLASRDVLAQRLERQRLKLLFAVPWPPQGIYTSFPVETGKELQGVKMRAYNKSSEQLAELFGAVPTQVEVPDIPTAFGTGRVDAMITSPSTGANTRAWDYLTHFNHAQLWLPKNMVVVNAKAFRRLPESVQSAIEAAGVEAEKRGWAASKAETEAKIAIMEENGIVVSEPSETLVPRLQEVGATMEKEWLERAGSDGKAIVEAYRAR is encoded by the coding sequence ATGAAAGTATCAATGAAGCACTTGGCAGCGGTTGCGTTGTCTGTAGTGGTCGCCAATGTTCAGGCGGAAACCAAGTGGGATATGCCGACACCGTATGGCGACTCCAATTTCCACACTGTGAACATCCGAGAGTTTGCCGAGGACGTCAGCAACGCAACTGACGGAGAGATGAACATCGTTGTTCACAGCGGTGGCTCACTGATTAAACACCCCGAAATCAAAAACTCGGTTCGTCGTGGCCTGGTGCCCATCGGCGAGCTGATCATGTCGCGTCTCGCCAACGAAGACCCGCTGTTTGAAGTGGACTCAGTGCCGTATCTGGCCAGTAACTACGATGAAGCCTGGGCGCTTTGGCTTGCCTCCCGCGATGTGCTGGCACAGCGCCTTGAGCGCCAGCGGCTGAAGCTCCTGTTTGCGGTGCCCTGGCCGCCGCAGGGCATTTACACCAGCTTTCCGGTAGAAACCGGCAAGGAACTCCAGGGTGTAAAAATGCGCGCCTATAACAAGTCCAGTGAGCAGCTTGCAGAACTGTTTGGTGCCGTGCCAACTCAGGTTGAGGTGCCGGATATTCCCACCGCGTTCGGGACCGGTCGTGTGGATGCCATGATCACCTCTCCGTCTACCGGAGCGAACACCAGGGCCTGGGATTACCTGACCCATTTCAACCATGCGCAGCTGTGGCTGCCCAAAAACATGGTGGTGGTGAACGCCAAGGCGTTCCGCCGTCTTCCGGAGTCGGTTCAGAGTGCCATTGAAGCGGCAGGGGTTGAGGCTGAAAAGCGTGGCTGGGCGGCCAGCAAAGCTGAAACCGAAGCCAAAATCGCCATCATGGAAGAGAACGGCATTGTGGTGTCTGAGCCCAGTGAGACATTGGTACCGAGGCTGCAAGAAGTGGGCGCAACTATGGAAAAAGAATGGTTGGAGCGTGCTGGCAGCGACGGCAAAGCGATTGTTGAAGCCTATCGCGCGCGCTGA
- the pxpB gene encoding 5-oxoprolinase subunit PxpB gives MFWRYEITGVDTVTLHFGERIDIQLVERIHRAAEALRIKLAGRLIDTVPSYTTLLLRYDLAHDDFSSLMASVASILADLPEAGPESADSEVIDIPVLYHPRVGPDLGAIAARAGLSAEQVIELHSQQTYNVFAIGFAPGFAYLGQVPEQLNTPRQETPRAKVPAGTLGIADTQTAMYPLQSPGGWNLIGRTPLTLFDPNRDKPSLLEAGQRVRFRPIDLEEYVKLGGRLDDLPWENDSPAPEKTGGGQ, from the coding sequence ATGTTCTGGCGTTATGAAATTACCGGCGTAGACACCGTTACCCTGCACTTTGGCGAGCGCATCGACATTCAGCTGGTTGAGCGGATTCACCGGGCCGCCGAAGCGCTCAGAATCAAGCTCGCTGGCCGGTTGATCGACACCGTTCCGTCCTACACCACACTGCTTCTCCGCTATGACCTGGCGCACGATGATTTCTCCAGCCTGATGGCCTCAGTGGCGAGCATCCTGGCAGATCTGCCAGAGGCGGGCCCCGAAAGTGCTGACAGTGAGGTTATCGACATTCCGGTGCTTTACCACCCCAGAGTCGGCCCGGACCTGGGCGCTATCGCCGCCCGCGCAGGCCTTTCGGCAGAACAGGTGATTGAGTTGCACAGCCAGCAAACCTACAACGTGTTTGCCATCGGGTTCGCTCCCGGATTCGCCTACCTTGGTCAGGTACCCGAACAACTGAACACCCCCCGGCAAGAAACTCCGCGAGCGAAAGTGCCTGCAGGGACCTTGGGCATTGCCGACACCCAGACTGCCATGTATCCGCTGCAATCGCCCGGTGGCTGGAACCTGATTGGCCGAACGCCGCTAACCCTGTTTGACCCGAACCGTGACAAGCCATCCTTGTTGGAAGCCGGCCAACGGGTCCGGTTCCGCCCGATAGACCTCGAAGAGTATGTAAAGCTGGGTGGCCGACTTGACGATCTGCCCTGGGAAAATGACAGCCCGGCACCAGAAAAAACCGGAGGCGGACAATGA